A single window of bacterium DNA harbors:
- a CDS encoding PKD domain-containing protein encodes MRCGSCGHDNLSDARFCDGCGAPLVAGVQPPGTYPWVFVVSVAIAAGLFALFFLALNRRAENVEEETPRKGITGTPAPIKPRPAMISSDEYLAQIEGFAPLTVKLHPIGPEHSSEIGNLTFQWEFEEGKLQTKTGSGGRATYTYARPGIFHPKLRVSDAAGEIARQVWEVCVLPQDKAQVIDNWQGAQRDSASNLDRAKVYFSIGADMQGIYYSLRSFLADKNNLEAISALSDKLGEMSAFAEYEHFFLAQGAALEGPESGFAQTLDEKISGWTSARDNAKAELNRAEYRSSTAVSALLKALSALHDYEGALTALADSGLMDQSARDAAWYSLNIGKPKDALVYADKQLKATPNDLYALENKMLAEAISGDLDVARMTFGSYSLLNPPRGHVIQTALDMAVFSAKGLDSDFTWEILDGLRTFI; translated from the coding sequence GTGAGGTGCGGCTCCTGCGGACACGACAACTTAAGCGACGCGAGGTTCTGCGATGGCTGCGGCGCTCCCTTGGTGGCAGGGGTGCAACCGCCCGGAACTTATCCATGGGTTTTCGTTGTCTCCGTCGCCATCGCCGCGGGGCTTTTCGCGCTTTTCTTTCTCGCATTGAACAGAAGGGCGGAAAATGTCGAAGAAGAAACCCCGCGTAAAGGCATCACCGGCACGCCTGCACCGATAAAGCCCAGGCCGGCAATGATCTCGTCAGATGAATATCTCGCCCAAATCGAAGGATTTGCCCCGCTCACGGTCAAGCTACATCCAATCGGCCCGGAACACTCTTCCGAAATTGGAAATCTGACTTTCCAGTGGGAATTCGAGGAGGGCAAACTCCAAACAAAAACCGGCTCGGGCGGCCGCGCGACTTACACATACGCAAGACCGGGGATTTTTCATCCAAAACTGCGGGTTTCGGACGCCGCCGGCGAAATCGCGCGCCAAGTGTGGGAGGTATGCGTCCTTCCGCAGGACAAGGCGCAGGTTATTGACAATTGGCAGGGCGCGCAACGCGATTCCGCTTCCAACCTCGATAGGGCAAAGGTGTATTTTTCAATCGGAGCGGATATGCAGGGCATTTACTACTCATTGCGGTCGTTCCTGGCGGATAAAAACAACCTTGAAGCGATATCCGCGCTTTCGGACAAACTCGGGGAAATGTCGGCTTTCGCCGAGTACGAGCATTTTTTCCTGGCCCAAGGCGCCGCGCTGGAAGGCCCCGAAAGCGGTTTCGCTCAAACGCTGGATGAAAAGATCAGCGGTTGGACTTCTGCGAGGGACAATGCGAAGGCCGAATTGAACAGAGCGGAATACAGGTCCTCCACTGCGGTGTCGGCGCTTCTTAAGGCGCTCTCGGCTTTGCACGATTACGAGGGCGCGCTTACCGCGCTGGCTGACAGCGGTTTGATGGACCAAAGCGCGCGTGATGCCGCATGGTATTCGCTGAACATAGGCAAGCCGAAAGATGCCCTTGTATATGCGGACAAACAGCTGAAAGCAACCCCCAACGACCTTTATGCACTGGAAAACAAGATGCTGGCCGAAGCAATCAGCGGCGATTTGGATGTTGCAAGGATGACCTTCGGGAGTTATTCCCTTTTGAATCCTCCCCGGGGACACGTCATTCAAACCGCGCTGGACATGGCCGTTTTTTCGGCGAAAGGGCTTGACTCCGATTTCACCTGGGAAATCCTGGACGGACTTAGGACGTTCATTTGA
- a CDS encoding MFS transporter — protein MSERFSKDVLIRLSILAFTMFMVMVGFSILFPILPLFITQELHGTARDLGFIFSLYSIVHFFCAPFWGIWSDKHGRKPAIMIGIAGIMLTFILIALSQNIWHLYIARVIGGFLTSAALPAVFAYAADLTNSKQRGPAIGMIGGSMGLGIVFGPALGGFLSGYTMVFPLGNIFVSHLRFPFLVAAVLGLLNLFLALAFLKEDKSKISESPARLGPLERVAAAFGSHLRHYFIFALLVSVSFACLTSTYTLFAFEEFGLDARHVGYVFALFGFAGAFVQGVVTGKMINRFGEPFVIKLGVPLLALSYLLLTFSPNPFWFGVFSAFVGASQGLLFPSLTAAISKGTTVGQGGALGLYDSMEAMGRILGPIAGGVLFELAPARGSHHWPYYFAAGLLFISIIIGHTGIKEAEHKEWLEELAETVERGGGDRA, from the coding sequence GTGTCCGAAAGATTTTCAAAAGACGTGCTGATCAGGTTGTCAATACTCGCCTTCACCATGTTCATGGTGATGGTGGGTTTCTCCATCCTTTTTCCAATCCTTCCGCTTTTCATCACGCAGGAGCTTCACGGGACGGCGCGCGATCTCGGTTTCATCTTCTCCCTTTACAGCATCGTGCATTTTTTCTGCGCGCCGTTCTGGGGGATTTGGAGCGACAAGCACGGACGCAAACCGGCGATCATGATCGGCATCGCCGGGATCATGCTCACGTTCATTCTGATCGCGCTTTCACAGAACATCTGGCACCTTTATATCGCGCGCGTGATAGGGGGCTTTTTGACTTCGGCCGCGCTTCCCGCGGTGTTCGCATACGCGGCTGACCTTACGAACTCGAAGCAGCGCGGCCCCGCGATTGGGATGATAGGGGGAAGCATGGGGCTGGGCATCGTCTTCGGCCCGGCGCTGGGAGGATTTCTATCTGGCTATACGATGGTATTTCCCTTGGGGAATATCTTCGTTTCGCATCTGCGGTTTCCGTTTTTGGTCGCAGCTGTGCTCGGGCTTTTAAACCTCTTTTTGGCGTTGGCATTTTTGAAGGAGGACAAAAGCAAGATATCCGAATCGCCGGCGCGCCTCGGGCCGCTTGAACGCGTCGCCGCCGCATTCGGCAGCCATTTAAGACACTATTTCATCTTCGCGCTTCTCGTGAGCGTCAGCTTCGCCTGCCTCACCTCCACATACACCTTGTTCGCATTCGAGGAATTCGGACTCGACGCCCGCCACGTCGGATATGTATTCGCTCTGTTCGGATTCGCCGGAGCGTTCGTACAGGGCGTTGTAACGGGCAAAATGATCAACAGGTTCGGCGAGCCTTTCGTGATAAAGCTCGGCGTGCCGCTGCTTGCCCTGTCTTACCTGCTTCTTACTTTCTCGCCCAATCCATTCTGGTTCGGCGTTTTTTCGGCGTTCGTCGGCGCATCGCAGGGGCTTTTGTTTCCGAGCCTGACCGCCGCGATAAGCAAAGGAACCACCGTCGGGCAGGGCGGGGCGTTGGGTCTTTACGATTCGATGGAAGCTATGGGCAGGATTCTCGGCCCCATTGCAGGCGGGGTGCTTTTCGAGCTTGCACCGGCGCGAGGCAGCCATCACTGGCCTTATTACTTTGCTGCGGGATTGCTGTTTATAAGCATCATCATAGGGCACACCGGCATTAAAGAGGCGGAGCATAAGGAATGGCTGGAGGAACTCGCCGAAACGGTGGAACGCGGCGGCGGTGACCGGGCCTAG
- a CDS encoding DUF2344 domain-containing protein — protein sequence MPRGSGASGPGLLGRHIIAPAMIARLVYSAIGPYRWASHLNVAAEIERWIRRAGLALEYSQGFNPRPKISFGPAKPVGMSGYREIADISLVSTDPTPDVKFDQEFPGAKNGSFDPQSLRFLFSGEIAEENGVMERARDWMEAGAPNWWMETVQNIEPRNLEKDAVSLGGIWTRMAERRAPHITPIGLRLLENGEGTLSKIVSSSLVFAKFEFENQHSRALAAEFLCGRSWIVEAGASRAFKDVRPYAESLHVSESQEALSVFLRAKSSASESLPFVRVADKVAELGGITAECARVLFLDAKGAPVG from the coding sequence ATGCCTCGGGGCTCCGGCGCGTCCGGCCCTGGGCTCCTTGGGCGGCATATAATAGCACCGGCAATGATCGCCCGCCTTGTCTATTCCGCAATCGGTCCGTACAGATGGGCGTCGCACCTCAACGTCGCCGCGGAAATCGAAAGGTGGATCCGCCGCGCCGGATTGGCTTTGGAGTATTCGCAAGGTTTCAACCCGCGTCCAAAGATTTCCTTCGGGCCGGCCAAACCGGTTGGAATGTCTGGTTACCGGGAAATTGCCGATATTTCGCTTGTTTCAACAGACCCAACGCCGGATGTCAAATTCGATCAGGAATTTCCGGGCGCGAAAAACGGGAGTTTCGATCCTCAATCGCTCCGGTTCCTGTTTTCGGGGGAAATTGCGGAGGAAAACGGGGTAATGGAACGCGCGCGCGATTGGATGGAGGCGGGCGCGCCGAATTGGTGGATGGAAACCGTCCAAAATATCGAACCGAGGAATTTGGAGAAGGACGCGGTTTCGCTTGGAGGGATTTGGACAAGAATGGCGGAAAGGCGCGCGCCCCATATCACCCCGATTGGCTTGCGTCTGCTTGAAAACGGCGAAGGCACCTTATCGAAAATCGTCAGCTCCTCGCTGGTTTTCGCGAAATTCGAATTCGAAAACCAACATTCGCGCGCGCTGGCAGCGGAATTTTTATGCGGTCGGTCCTGGATCGTCGAAGCCGGAGCGTCGCGTGCTTTCAAAGATGTCCGGCCGTACGCTGAATCGCTGCATGTTTCCGAATCGCAGGAAGCACTTTCCGTTTTCCTTCGGGCCAAATCGTCCGCGTCCGAGTCGCTGCCTTTCGTGAGAGTAGCGGACAAGGTAGCCGAACTTGGCGGCATCACAGCGGAATGCGCGCGCGTTCTGTTTCTGGATGCAAAAGGAGCTCCGGTCGGTTAG
- a CDS encoding LON peptidase substrate-binding domain-containing protein, translating into MNIESKHFELPGAFSGVIPIFPLGGTVFFPKTLLPLRIFEPRYKLMLRDSLLGEKLIGIVYSSRTESGQVNVHKVGTIGRIAFLETVDTGDSNVILAGVERFFMFESPVLGDYLTSKVNLYPEALPSPEDPVIHAQLSRLVEMISKSGVFDIGEYHIPHSGGALLFQYHSLINAFCSVATASLDTKQRWLELDSVVERYRRVVPVLQDIVVYTRLLEKLGHLAPSRDKLMLN; encoded by the coding sequence GTGAATATCGAATCGAAACATTTCGAGTTGCCTGGGGCTTTCTCCGGCGTCATTCCGATATTTCCGCTCGGCGGAACCGTGTTTTTCCCCAAGACCCTGCTTCCCCTGCGGATTTTCGAGCCGCGCTACAAGCTCATGCTAAGGGATTCGCTGCTGGGTGAAAAGCTAATCGGCATTGTGTATTCGTCGCGCACCGAATCGGGCCAAGTCAATGTGCACAAGGTGGGAACGATCGGCCGCATCGCATTTTTGGAAACGGTGGATACCGGCGATTCCAACGTTATTTTGGCCGGAGTTGAACGCTTTTTCATGTTCGAGAGCCCTGTGCTGGGAGATTACTTGACCTCGAAGGTGAATCTTTACCCGGAAGCGCTGCCTTCCCCGGAAGACCCGGTAATCCACGCGCAGCTCTCGCGGCTGGTCGAGATGATTTCCAAAAGCGGCGTGTTCGACATAGGCGAATACCACATCCCGCATTCCGGAGGCGCGCTGCTGTTTCAGTACCACAGTTTGATCAACGCTTTCTGCTCGGTCGCGACGGCGTCATTGGACACCAAGCAGCGTTGGCTGGAACTGGATTCGGTCGTGGAAAGGTACAGGCGCGTCGTGCCGGTGCTGCAAGACATTGTGGTTTACACGCGCTTGCTTGAAAAGCTGGGCCATCTCGCGCCTTCCAGGGACAAGCTTATGCTCAACTGA
- a CDS encoding YjgP/YjgQ family permease: protein MLVQDAAMNNEPKNDPGHIERTEELSEATPRDGEARPGSGSAESTQPSEEEARIEEAIIRGEMAGVERRRKAAARVLPEAKRKKFPAHFGKLADLYVFSEAFTWWFLGFSLFLAFLIVNQIVLEGENLLNPKIPTAAVLRLVYYNIPWHITMALPVATLVGVLLSMGRMAKDNELTALFTNGISLYRMIFPIFTLAAINAGIMYYVSDSLTAPAFREQEKIKEMYPALREEDEIQKKEPTIVRLPDGRYFTARTLDKATGQALDVIIDGMGLEEGEYAGIIWVANIGRIEGKNITLSQPKKYILDPEGQLMAMERPPTARLDLGLELHRIVSTIRTPEQLTKVELKMQQEIKKELGTNTDRDQTDYWLKFSAPFAPIAFALVAMPLSLRAPRDERFLGIIFALLLMMFYYVLYFIFKTVGYNGAIAPWLAAWMQNIVFAVLAFGIFVTSRK from the coding sequence ATGCTGGTTCAAGACGCGGCGATGAACAACGAACCAAAAAACGATCCTGGGCATATCGAACGGACGGAGGAACTCTCCGAAGCCACGCCGCGCGATGGCGAAGCCAGGCCCGGTTCAGGCTCGGCGGAATCCACGCAGCCGAGCGAAGAAGAAGCCAGGATCGAAGAAGCGATAATCCGCGGCGAGATGGCCGGAGTGGAGCGAAGGCGCAAGGCAGCCGCCCGCGTTCTGCCCGAAGCAAAGAGGAAAAAGTTCCCGGCGCACTTTGGAAAACTCGCCGACCTTTACGTTTTTTCCGAAGCGTTCACCTGGTGGTTTTTGGGATTCTCGCTGTTCCTGGCGTTCCTGATTGTCAATCAGATAGTCCTGGAAGGCGAAAACCTGCTTAACCCAAAAATACCGACCGCGGCCGTTCTTCGCCTGGTTTACTACAACATTCCCTGGCACATAACGATGGCGCTGCCCGTGGCGACGCTCGTCGGCGTGCTGCTTTCAATGGGGCGGATGGCGAAAGACAACGAGCTGACCGCGCTCTTCACTAACGGGATTAGCCTTTATAGGATGATTTTCCCGATATTCACGCTCGCCGCGATAAACGCGGGAATAATGTACTACGTCAGCGACAGCCTTACCGCGCCCGCGTTCCGGGAGCAGGAGAAAATCAAGGAAATGTATCCCGCGTTGCGCGAAGAAGATGAAATTCAGAAAAAGGAGCCGACGATAGTCCGTTTGCCCGACGGAAGGTACTTCACCGCGCGCACTCTTGACAAGGCGACCGGACAGGCGCTGGACGTGATCATAGACGGGATGGGACTCGAAGAAGGGGAATACGCGGGGATAATTTGGGTTGCAAACATCGGACGCATAGAAGGAAAGAACATCACGCTAAGCCAACCCAAAAAATACATCCTCGATCCGGAAGGCCAGCTTATGGCGATGGAACGCCCGCCCACCGCGCGACTGGACTTAGGTCTGGAGCTGCACAGGATAGTGTCCACAATACGCACTCCGGAGCAACTGACGAAAGTCGAACTCAAGATGCAGCAGGAAATCAAGAAGGAACTCGGAACCAACACCGACCGCGACCAGACCGACTACTGGCTTAAGTTCAGCGCGCCGTTCGCGCCTATCGCGTTCGCACTTGTGGCGATGCCTCTGTCGCTGCGCGCGCCGCGCGACGAGCGGTTTCTCGGAATCATCTTCGCGTTGCTTCTGATGATGTTCTATTACGTGCTTTATTTCATATTCAAGACCGTCGGATACAACGGGGCGATAGCGCCGTGGCTTGCCGCGTGGATGCAGAACATCGTTTTCGCCGTGCTGGCGTTCGGAATCTTCGTTACGAGCAGAAAGTAA
- a CDS encoding PKD domain-containing protein, protein MSALISRLALTAAVLVAFGCSSNAGSKATASDIPREFLGCAPPSGVDPALFQSLKQKLADELAALGPRARRVSAPPTQQAGTVTDLSYNPGANELSWTYRNGGDYDMNGEVGVADITPIALNFQADSNDGAGDDALESWIDGDGSGEVGVSDITPIALNFLGVVDHYDILTSDSASGPFTEIATVPFSSHLAGTVPPQFSVVLPGGAQDYVAVRPGDAENAEGPASVAVNVTGAVIPPEIISIDPLAVDASSAQVFSAEITGTAPFAYSWTFGGACDPPTSTEAEPHVTITGFTGSYNASLFVSNAAGSDTFPFVIQVVPLHGEQLTKLFFLHHSTGSGFVFEGNMRGRIAEYNAEHGTSYTFCDHGYNGEYFDENGDWQDISYEIPGDNTDPDGLHYLWTSQNADAVFSRNMILDNHEVIAFKSCFPAAGIESEAQLEQYKTWYLEMRDFFDTRRDKLFIVMGFPPLHRLSTDSAQAARARAFANWLSSGEYLGSAHPNLLCFNVFDQLAEPDGPSPTANMLRSEYEISPTDGDSHPNTWANQNVGAALANFMCGWAEIYQPPG, encoded by the coding sequence ATGAGCGCATTGATTTCGCGGCTCGCACTTACTGCCGCCGTGCTCGTTGCATTTGGCTGTTCCTCGAACGCGGGTTCCAAGGCAACAGCTTCGGATATTCCGCGGGAATTCCTTGGATGCGCGCCGCCTTCAGGCGTCGACCCCGCGCTTTTCCAATCGCTCAAGCAAAAGCTTGCGGACGAGCTTGCCGCGCTCGGGCCGCGCGCGCGACGCGTGTCCGCGCCGCCGACCCAGCAGGCGGGCACAGTTACCGATCTAAGCTACAATCCCGGCGCGAACGAGCTTTCGTGGACTTACCGAAACGGCGGGGACTACGATATGAACGGGGAAGTCGGCGTCGCGGACATCACGCCAATCGCGCTCAATTTCCAGGCCGATTCGAACGACGGCGCGGGCGACGACGCGCTCGAATCCTGGATTGACGGCGACGGAAGCGGCGAGGTCGGAGTGTCCGATATCACTCCAATCGCGCTCAACTTCCTGGGCGTCGTGGATCACTACGACATCCTGACGTCGGACTCCGCGTCCGGGCCGTTTACAGAAATCGCAACGGTGCCGTTCTCGTCCCACCTAGCCGGAACGGTGCCGCCGCAATTTTCTGTTGTGCTTCCCGGCGGCGCGCAGGATTACGTCGCGGTGCGGCCGGGAGATGCGGAAAACGCGGAAGGCCCGGCCAGCGTTGCGGTGAATGTGACCGGTGCCGTAATTCCCCCGGAAATTATCTCAATCGATCCTCTGGCGGTCGATGCTTCAAGCGCGCAGGTTTTCAGCGCGGAAATCACCGGAACCGCGCCGTTCGCGTACAGCTGGACTTTCGGCGGCGCCTGCGATCCCCCGACGTCCACCGAGGCCGAGCCGCACGTTACGATTACCGGATTCACCGGGTCTTACAACGCGAGCTTGTTTGTTTCCAACGCAGCGGGAAGCGACACCTTCCCGTTCGTGATACAGGTCGTCCCGCTTCACGGGGAACAGCTTACCAAGCTGTTCTTCCTCCATCATTCGACGGGATCGGGATTCGTTTTTGAAGGAAATATGCGCGGCAGAATCGCCGAATACAACGCGGAACACGGAACGAGCTATACGTTCTGTGATCACGGATACAACGGCGAATACTTTGACGAAAACGGAGACTGGCAGGACATCAGTTACGAAATACCGGGCGACAACACGGACCCCGACGGACTGCATTACCTCTGGACGTCGCAGAACGCGGACGCGGTTTTCTCCCGCAACATGATTCTCGACAATCACGAAGTCATCGCGTTCAAAAGCTGCTTCCCAGCCGCGGGCATAGAAAGCGAAGCGCAGCTGGAGCAATACAAGACATGGTATCTGGAAATGCGGGATTTCTTCGACACGCGGAGGGACAAGCTATTCATCGTTATGGGATTCCCGCCGCTGCACCGGCTTTCGACGGATTCCGCGCAGGCCGCGCGCGCCCGCGCTTTCGCGAACTGGCTGTCCTCCGGCGAGTATCTTGGCTCCGCGCATCCGAACCTTCTCTGCTTCAACGTGTTCGATCAGCTTGCGGAGCCTGACGGTCCAAGCCCGACCGCGAACATGCTCCGCTCGGAGTACGAAATAAGCCCGACGGACGGCGATTCGCATCCGAACACATGGGCAAACCAAAACGTTGGCGCGGCGCTGGCCAACTTCATGTGCGGATGGGCGGAAATTTACCAGCCGCCGGGATAG